One genomic region from Bacillus aquiflavi encodes:
- a CDS encoding manganese efflux pump has product MMIVIIGIASNLDNAGIGIAYGVQNICISPLSNIIIALFNGGATLISGLFGLWLSQWFSPLMGSLIGTVILVAIGVTMLYQARKTNRIINNEMIKLKSKRRKIGLVETFALALALSVTNIVAGLDAGLIHLPIWITSLVAGFFSYINIAVSSSLSAKFATHRLGEHTAVIAGVMLILIGLLQLIL; this is encoded by the coding sequence ATGATGATAGTCATTATTGGGATCGCTTCAAACCTAGATAACGCAGGGATAGGAATCGCTTACGGTGTTCAAAATATTTGTATTTCTCCATTAAGCAATATTATCATTGCCCTTTTTAATGGTGGAGCGACATTAATCTCTGGTTTGTTCGGCCTTTGGCTCTCTCAATGGTTCTCACCATTAATGGGCAGTCTTATTGGAACGGTGATCCTCGTTGCAATTGGAGTTACCATGCTCTATCAAGCGAGGAAGACAAATAGAATAATAAATAATGAAATGATAAAGTTAAAGTCTAAGAGAAGAAAAATCGGATTGGTTGAGACCTTTGCATTAGCTCTTGCTTTATCGGTTACAAATATCGTTGCCGGTTTAGATGCGGGGTTGATTCATCTTCCTATTTGGATCACTTCATTAGTTGCTGGCTTTTTTAGCTATATAAATATCGCAGTCTCCTCCTCCCTTAGCGCCAAGTTTGCTACACACCGTTTAGGTGAACACACAGCGGTCATCGCAGGAGTAATGTTAATTTTAATCGGTTTATTACAATTGATTCTATAA
- a CDS encoding SCO7613 C-terminal domain-containing membrane protein has protein sequence MEKASKLKTDIEQRRHLFLKELDILTKKQYTTNHTANTIKEAYQRLYEERLEIVKQLNEDQHPLKKETIEKDSPPAPVIQHKPVPVKEISPEARRERNISILLSIGVAMLLIAGFTVAITNWNTMHEVTKTLSIAAVAMVFFSFSWLCEKQLSIQKTAFSFGVLGNLFLPIVIFTAGFYRLFGEWLSIFGSGKYVLGFLASALLLPLYGFYALRLKSRFYVWLCYITISIGVSFFLASLKLTIDLFFFGVALCNGLLIIAYVKKKIPEKLRLFTNDFLMFIHIQLIISTVLMTFIFEVQAMHSLNLFLFSGLYLAMMFARQRTEYHIGFTLLLIYAVYQFSEQTIFNEINAIFYALVGFIYISLERLFQKNPLFIRIFRMTSAALSSLAFLAISLKAITIYEAPSLFIFLAYLIVTANFVWLAYHTKWIATAFIAPVFLEVTILYGMYLLVPNVSPTSFPVLLFISGVILYGLSLLFKRYKYTLTIASATFVIFLCVIPFAALLKLSMIETAGAALQLFIYGIILIHVHKTTSYPLARQAIPWVQPISWALAWILIYQDIIYAWPYYEMTFNISFHLTLGSVLLLCTAFIWKRLKDIPIVKSTGATAIAYYLFALSTLPFAEMNELFVRTGILAFGIFLSELVRKVSKDGRFHILTNVFVLFTYLSLVDTIDVGNTVSEFLFLLIKYIGGVILLLFISKRFQSRAPWLANSAFYLAHIYLPMSLFITLSETNWHPVSLLLSVCIYIYSVLTWPRLLEQRILSLVAYVHVPLAFILTINFYSFPEELYAYTGFFSSSILFLITFVLKDIRKRDAIWLNILFSSIGMIILISSSFDYEVAAFIIITLYSGLIVFLFHQMKWYLLQGIPLLMQITAIRLLPFDELTNALFALSFAIIFKIIGKQYVKKPYDLQAPFLLAIKIDSFTIMSFLYTFSMYLWIDSSFNLLIQLLPSFVIVYLLYSQMKRFDSIFEKRIIQSLTATALLAPYFTLLNGISINPFIKMELYVLPFVALAFFLRWRIWNDLSISSIVEWFVLGIASFVLFFDAYTSNTVIDAILIGSLALLAIIGGFIYKVKAYFITGIAVLFITLFVYSRPFFQALPWWVYLLVGGLMLIAVASFYEWQKQRVNDEGKTLLQEKWASLLEKWRQWK, from the coding sequence GTGGAAAAAGCATCTAAACTAAAAACAGACATCGAACAACGGCGTCATTTGTTTTTAAAAGAGTTGGACATTTTAACTAAAAAACAGTATACAACCAATCATACAGCCAATACGATAAAAGAAGCTTATCAGCGATTATATGAGGAACGTCTCGAGATCGTTAAACAGTTAAACGAAGATCAACACCCTCTTAAAAAAGAGACAATCGAAAAAGATTCGCCTCCTGCACCTGTTATTCAGCATAAGCCTGTACCTGTGAAAGAAATATCTCCTGAAGCAAGACGGGAGCGAAACATTTCGATTCTTCTTAGCATCGGGGTGGCGATGCTATTAATAGCTGGATTTACAGTAGCAATCACAAATTGGAATACGATGCACGAAGTAACAAAAACATTGTCAATTGCAGCGGTTGCCATGGTCTTCTTTTCATTTAGCTGGCTGTGCGAGAAACAATTATCAATCCAAAAAACAGCATTCTCTTTCGGCGTGTTAGGTAATTTATTTTTACCCATCGTCATTTTTACAGCAGGCTTTTATCGATTATTCGGAGAGTGGCTTTCAATCTTTGGGTCAGGGAAATACGTTCTCGGCTTCTTAGCGTCAGCTCTCCTCTTGCCGTTATATGGCTTTTATGCATTGCGATTAAAATCTCGTTTTTACGTTTGGCTTTGCTATATAACGATAAGCATCGGGGTTAGCTTTTTCCTTGCTTCTTTGAAATTAACGATTGACTTGTTCTTTTTTGGTGTTGCTTTATGTAATGGTTTACTTATCATCGCCTATGTTAAAAAGAAAATACCAGAAAAACTTCGCTTATTTACGAATGACTTTTTAATGTTTATTCATATTCAACTCATTATTTCAACCGTATTAATGACGTTTATTTTCGAAGTACAAGCGATGCACAGTTTAAATTTATTCCTCTTTTCTGGGCTTTATTTGGCAATGATGTTCGCACGTCAAAGAACAGAGTATCATATCGGATTTACGCTGTTATTAATCTATGCTGTATATCAATTCAGTGAACAAACGATATTTAATGAAATAAATGCAATTTTCTATGCCCTTGTCGGCTTTATTTATATTTCTTTAGAACGACTGTTCCAGAAAAATCCGTTATTTATTCGAATTTTCCGGATGACAAGTGCTGCACTTTCATCCTTGGCGTTTTTAGCTATTAGTCTAAAAGCAATCACAATTTATGAGGCACCGTCTTTATTTATTTTCTTAGCTTATTTAATCGTAACAGCTAATTTCGTCTGGCTTGCTTATCATACAAAATGGATCGCTACAGCATTTATAGCACCAGTTTTTTTAGAAGTAACAATTCTTTACGGGATGTACTTACTAGTACCTAACGTAAGTCCTACTAGTTTTCCAGTACTTTTATTTATTTCTGGAGTGATATTATACGGGCTCTCTCTACTATTCAAACGCTACAAGTATACACTTACAATTGCTTCAGCAACTTTCGTGATCTTTTTATGTGTGATCCCTTTTGCCGCTTTATTAAAATTAAGCATGATTGAAACAGCAGGTGCGGCACTTCAGCTATTTATCTATGGAATTATTTTAATTCATGTTCATAAAACAACTTCATATCCATTGGCTCGCCAAGCCATTCCTTGGGTTCAACCGATTTCTTGGGCGTTGGCATGGATTCTTATATATCAAGATATCATTTATGCTTGGCCTTATTATGAGATGACATTTAACATTTCATTTCACTTAACTTTGGGAAGTGTATTACTTCTTTGTACTGCATTCATTTGGAAAAGGTTAAAGGATATACCAATTGTTAAAAGTACGGGTGCAACTGCCATTGCCTACTATTTGTTTGCACTAAGCACTCTTCCTTTTGCCGAAATGAATGAACTATTTGTTAGGACGGGAATTCTTGCTTTTGGAATCTTTTTAAGCGAGCTAGTACGTAAAGTTAGTAAAGATGGAAGATTTCACATTTTAACTAATGTTTTTGTCCTCTTCACTTATTTATCGTTAGTAGATACGATAGATGTCGGAAATACAGTCTCGGAATTCCTTTTCTTACTAATTAAATATATTGGAGGCGTCATTTTACTATTATTTATTTCAAAAAGGTTTCAATCACGAGCGCCTTGGCTGGCAAATTCAGCATTTTATTTGGCCCATATTTATTTGCCAATGAGTCTGTTCATTACTTTATCAGAAACTAACTGGCATCCTGTATCCCTTTTGCTGTCAGTATGTATTTACATTTATAGTGTTTTAACATGGCCGCGTCTACTTGAACAGCGGATCCTCTCTCTCGTCGCTTATGTTCATGTGCCATTAGCTTTTATATTAACAATCAACTTTTATTCTTTTCCGGAAGAGCTATATGCTTACACAGGGTTCTTCTCAAGCAGCATTCTTTTCCTCATAACGTTCGTGTTAAAAGACATTCGGAAAAGAGATGCAATATGGCTTAATATTTTATTTTCATCCATTGGGATGATCATTTTAATTAGCAGTTCATTCGATTACGAAGTAGCTGCCTTTATCATTATCACATTATATTCAGGCTTGATCGTCTTTTTATTTCATCAAATGAAGTGGTATTTACTTCAAGGTATTCCTTTATTAATGCAAATAACAGCGATCCGTTTGTTACCTTTTGACGAACTAACAAACGCTTTATTCGCCCTTAGTTTTGCGATCATTTTTAAAATAATTGGTAAGCAATATGTAAAAAAACCGTACGATCTTCAAGCCCCTTTTCTTTTAGCAATAAAAATTGATTCGTTTACGATCATGTCGTTTCTATATACTTTTTCTATGTATTTGTGGATTGACAGCTCTTTTAATCTACTAATTCAGCTATTACCGTCATTCGTTATCGTTTACTTGCTCTACTCACAAATGAAGCGATTTGATTCGATATTTGAAAAAAGGATTATTCAAAGTTTAACAGCAACTGCTTTACTAGCCCCTTATTTTACACTGTTAAACGGTATTTCAATCAATCCTTTTATTAAAATGGAGCTGTATGTATTACCTTTTGTAGCATTAGCATTTTTTTTGAGATGGAGAATATGGAATGACTTATCTATCTCATCTATTGTTGAGTGGTTCGTTCTCGGTATTGCCAGCTTCGTGCTTTTCTTTGATGCGTATACGAGTAATACTGTAATCGATGCTATATTAATCGGCTCTCTAGCTTTGCTAGCGATTATCGGGGGCTTTATTTATAAAGTAAAAGCATATTTCATTACTGGAATTGCGGTCTTATTCATAACGTTATTTGTCTATTCTCGTCCATTTTTCCAAGCACTGCCTTGGTGGGTGTATTTATTAGTTGGAGGACTCATGCTCATTGCGGTAGCCAGTTTTTACGAATGGCAAAAACAGCGGGTTAATGATGAAGGAAAAACATTGCTTCAAGAAAAATGGGCTTCGTTACTAGAAAAATGGAGACAGTGGAAATAG
- a CDS encoding methionine biosynthesis PLP-dependent protein yields MYHLETILAQIGNRSCEQTGAISTPLYFSTAYRHHEIGISTGYDYSRTGNPTRSVLEKAAAHLEKGDQAFACSSGMSAIQLILSLFQTGDHLILTRDLYGGTYRLFDMFSQKYGLSVTYWSGREESLEQLIQPNTKAIFIETPTNPLMNEVDLSKIATLTTKHKLLFIVDNTFYTPIIQKPLEYGADIVIHSATKYLAGHNDVLAGLVISKGEKLTEQLALLHNACGPVLSPFDCWLVIRGLKTLALRIKQHEKKAQAITQFLQAHPFVTDVLYPGRGGMVCFRIIKEDYISPFLKALRLFTFAESLGGVESLITYPATQTHAEIPEDIRSQYGLCNRLLRISAGIEHEEDLINDLKQAFAFIERGCK; encoded by the coding sequence ATTTATCACTTAGAGACTATTTTAGCGCAAATTGGAAATCGTTCATGTGAACAAACAGGAGCAATAAGTACACCTTTATACTTTTCAACAGCCTACAGACACCATGAAATTGGAATATCGACTGGCTATGACTATTCAAGGACTGGAAATCCTACACGTTCCGTACTTGAAAAAGCCGCTGCTCATCTTGAAAAAGGTGATCAAGCCTTTGCTTGCAGCTCAGGAATGAGTGCCATTCAACTTATCCTTTCATTATTTCAAACAGGTGATCATCTGATCTTAACTCGGGATTTATATGGCGGTACATATCGCTTGTTTGATATGTTTTCACAAAAATACGGGCTATCAGTTACTTATTGGAGTGGACGTGAAGAATCACTTGAACAATTGATTCAACCGAATACAAAAGCTATTTTTATTGAAACACCAACAAATCCGCTAATGAATGAAGTTGATTTGTCAAAAATAGCGACCTTGACAACAAAACATAAACTTCTTTTCATTGTCGATAACACTTTCTATACACCAATTATTCAAAAACCGCTTGAATATGGTGCTGACATTGTCATTCATAGCGCAACAAAATATTTGGCAGGTCATAATGATGTCCTTGCTGGCCTCGTCATTTCAAAAGGAGAAAAACTAACTGAACAGCTTGCCCTCCTTCATAATGCGTGCGGTCCTGTTCTTTCACCTTTTGATTGTTGGCTCGTCATAAGGGGATTAAAAACATTAGCATTACGAATAAAACAACATGAAAAAAAAGCTCAGGCGATTACGCAATTTTTACAAGCACATCCCTTTGTCACAGACGTGCTATATCCAGGCAGGGGCGGAATGGTTTGCTTCCGGATTATAAAAGAGGACTATATCTCCCCTTTCCTTAAAGCTCTGCGTCTATTTACATTTGCCGAAAGCTTAGGCGGTGTCGAAAGTCTTATTACTTATCCAGCAACACAAACACATGCTGAAATCCCAGAAGATATCCGCTCGCAATATGGGCTTTGTAATCGGCTTTTACGTATTTCTGCCGGTATTGAGCATGAAGAAGATTTAATTAATGATCTTAAGCAAGCATTTGCTTTCATAGAAAGAGGGTGTAAATAA
- a CDS encoding OsmC family protein, translating to MNGIQFDKARATVEAIKANPELKMRKWHADVSWKGGVKNEIKIRDFAPYLTDEPEALGGTDQAANPVEYLIGAAVSCFIITFEVMASQAGVKLEEVKAEIDADLNAAVFLGLEEGDGGILNPIIKLNAKTSASPEEVKQIAKTALGKSPVLSSLKDPVQLIVE from the coding sequence ATGAATGGAATACAATTTGATAAAGCACGGGCAACTGTCGAAGCTATAAAAGCAAACCCGGAATTAAAAATGCGCAAATGGCATGCTGATGTATCATGGAAAGGCGGAGTAAAGAACGAGATTAAAATTCGCGACTTTGCTCCTTATTTAACAGATGAGCCTGAAGCATTAGGCGGAACTGATCAAGCAGCAAACCCAGTTGAATATTTAATCGGTGCGGCTGTAAGTTGCTTTATCATTACATTTGAAGTAATGGCAAGCCAAGCAGGTGTAAAGCTTGAAGAAGTAAAAGCTGAAATTGATGCTGATTTAAACGCCGCTGTCTTCCTTGGTCTTGAAGAAGGGGATGGAGGTATTTTAAATCCAATTATAAAATTAAACGCGAAAACATCAGCTTCACCTGAAGAAGTAAAACAAATAGCAAAAACAGCTCTTGGAAAATCACCAGTCCTTTCTAGCTTAAAAGATCCTGTTCAATTAATCGTGGAATAG
- the dhaM gene encoding dihydroxyacetone kinase phosphoryl donor subunit DhaM, with translation MVGIIIVSHSVKVAEGIKEIAEQMGKGIVPIVAAGGTDENEIGTSPLKIQAAIESVYSEDGVLLFVDLGSAIMSSEMAIELLNESMQKKVEIVDAPILEGVIAATIQATIVSDIDKIKETAIGAKKMTKRWD, from the coding sequence ATGGTTGGAATTATCATTGTTTCTCACAGTGTGAAAGTAGCAGAAGGGATTAAGGAAATTGCTGAGCAAATGGGAAAAGGTATCGTGCCGATTGTAGCAGCAGGGGGTACAGATGAGAATGAGATCGGTACAAGTCCATTGAAAATTCAAGCTGCAATTGAATCGGTATACAGTGAAGATGGGGTACTTTTATTTGTTGATTTAGGCAGTGCGATCATGAGCAGTGAAATGGCAATCGAACTACTTAATGAAAGCATGCAAAAAAAAGTAGAAATTGTCGATGCTCCGATATTAGAAGGTGTAATTGCCGCAACTATTCAAGCAACGATCGTAAGCGATATAGACAAAATTAAAGAAACAGCTATTGGGGCAAAAAAGATGACAAAGCGATGGGACTAA
- a CDS encoding bifunctional homocysteine S-methyltransferase/methylenetetrahydrofolate reductase, with protein MSLRKALKERILIGDGAMGTLLYSHGIDRSFEEITLSHPEEIYHIHKAYIHAGADVIQTNTYGANVIKLSRYGLENKVKVINQEAVRIARKAAGRETFVLGTIGGILGFNKQEIPLNDITNSFKEQLYSLLEEGVDGLLLETYYDLEELTAVLAIARLETNLPIIAHVTMHEPGVLQNGLSLTQALTQLEGIGADVVGVNCRLGPHHMIRALESVPLQQKAFLSAYPNASLPDYEDGKLTYTAKEDYFKKCAIAFRNEGIRLLGGCCGTRPEHIKAFAEGIKGLRPLQEKVIKQKEKRKDIFIKPILQETPLFKKVMKERSIIVELDPPKHLNTNQFFAGAEALKKAGIDALTLADNSLASPRISNSAIAAILKKDFDLKPLVHITCRDRNLIGLQSHLMGLHTLGLNEVLAVTGDPTKIGDFPGATSVYDLTSFDLIRLIKQFNQGISFSGKSLKQKTDFRVAAAFNPNVNHLDRAVQRMEKKISSGADYFITQPVYDSNKMIQIKEATKHIKAPIYIGIMPLTSARNAEFLHNEVPGIRLTEQIRSAMANKAHDPEQSRQEGIAIAKELIDTALEHFNGIYLITPFLRYEMTVQLTNYIKEKSVSATEGMNVSGYTV; from the coding sequence ATGTCGTTACGAAAAGCTTTAAAAGAACGAATACTCATCGGCGATGGAGCAATGGGAACACTCCTCTACTCTCATGGGATTGACCGTTCATTCGAAGAAATAACCCTTTCTCATCCAGAAGAAATCTATCATATTCATAAAGCATATATCCACGCGGGAGCAGATGTTATTCAAACAAATACGTACGGAGCAAACGTAATTAAATTATCGAGATATGGACTTGAGAATAAAGTAAAAGTCATTAATCAGGAAGCTGTCCGCATTGCCCGAAAAGCAGCGGGAAGGGAAACATTTGTTTTAGGTACGATTGGCGGAATTCTCGGCTTTAACAAACAGGAAATCCCGCTTAACGATATTACAAACAGCTTTAAAGAACAACTTTATAGTTTACTAGAAGAAGGGGTAGATGGTCTTTTACTTGAAACTTATTATGACTTGGAAGAGTTAACAGCTGTTTTAGCGATTGCGCGATTAGAAACAAATCTTCCAATTATTGCTCACGTCACGATGCATGAACCAGGAGTATTGCAAAACGGTCTCTCTTTAACACAAGCCCTTACACAACTTGAAGGCATTGGCGCCGATGTGGTTGGGGTTAATTGCCGCCTTGGCCCTCATCATATGATTCGGGCGTTAGAAAGTGTGCCGTTACAACAGAAAGCATTTTTGTCTGCATATCCTAACGCAAGCTTGCCTGACTATGAAGATGGAAAGCTTACTTATACAGCAAAGGAAGATTACTTCAAAAAATGTGCAATTGCCTTTAGAAACGAAGGGATTAGACTCCTTGGAGGGTGCTGCGGGACAAGACCGGAGCATATTAAAGCTTTTGCCGAAGGAATAAAAGGTTTACGTCCTTTACAAGAAAAAGTAATTAAACAAAAAGAAAAACGAAAAGATATTTTTATTAAGCCAATTTTACAAGAAACACCTTTATTTAAAAAAGTGATGAAAGAACGCTCAATCATCGTTGAACTTGATCCGCCAAAACATTTAAATACAAATCAATTTTTTGCAGGAGCCGAAGCATTAAAGAAAGCAGGGATAGACGCTTTAACACTTGCCGATAATTCGTTAGCTTCACCGAGAATTTCAAATTCAGCGATCGCAGCAATATTAAAAAAAGACTTCGATCTTAAGCCACTCGTTCATATTACTTGCAGGGACCGCAATTTAATTGGATTGCAGTCTCATCTGATGGGACTTCACACATTGGGTCTTAATGAAGTTTTAGCTGTAACTGGCGATCCAACGAAAATTGGTGATTTCCCTGGGGCTACGTCAGTCTACGATTTAACATCTTTTGATTTAATTCGGTTAATTAAACAGTTTAATCAAGGCATTTCTTTTTCAGGAAAATCGTTAAAGCAAAAAACAGATTTTCGTGTTGCGGCTGCCTTTAATCCGAATGTTAACCATCTTGATCGCGCCGTTCAACGAATGGAAAAGAAAATTTCAAGCGGGGCAGATTATTTTATTACACAGCCAGTATATGATTCAAATAAAATGATCCAAATAAAAGAAGCGACAAAACATATAAAGGCACCTATTTATATTGGAATTATGCCGCTCACCTCAGCAAGAAATGCAGAGTTTCTTCATAACGAAGTTCCAGGAATACGTTTAACGGAACAAATTCGTTCGGCAATGGCGAACAAAGCACATGATCCAGAACAATCACGTCAGGAGGGAATCGCGATTGCAAAGGAGTTAATTGATACGGCATTAGAGCATTTTAACGGTATCTATTTAATTACACCTTTTTTACGCTATGAAATGACAGTACAATTAACAAACTATATAAAAGAAAAATCGGTCTCAGCAACAGAAGGGATGAATGTAAGTGGCTACACTGTTTGA
- the dhaL gene encoding dihydroxyacetone kinase subunit DhaL — protein MTVTIDDTVKLLKRIADIIEENKQLLTDLDAVIGDADHGMNLSKGFQAVKDKLNESQFKDHADIFKTVSMTLISKVGGASGPLYGTAFLTAATVVSGKTTLTISDYEAILSAAIKGIQKRGKAEQGDKTMLDVWIPARDAVKTGLEKKMTEINILQAAAKAAYEGMEFTKTIPAKKGRASYLGKRSIGHADPGAYSSYLLIKGIADARQKG, from the coding sequence ATGACAGTGACAATCGATGACACGGTAAAGTTACTAAAAAGAATTGCCGATATCATTGAAGAAAATAAACAATTGTTAACGGATTTGGATGCGGTTATCGGAGATGCAGATCATGGAATGAATCTTTCTAAAGGCTTTCAAGCAGTAAAAGATAAACTGAATGAAAGTCAATTCAAAGACCATGCCGACATTTTTAAAACGGTCAGTATGACACTTATTTCTAAAGTAGGTGGTGCTTCAGGTCCTCTGTACGGTACGGCTTTTTTAACAGCTGCAACTGTTGTGTCTGGAAAAACAACATTAACGATATCAGATTATGAAGCAATTTTATCAGCGGCGATTAAAGGAATTCAAAAGCGGGGAAAGGCCGAGCAAGGGGATAAAACAATGCTTGATGTATGGATTCCTGCCAGAGATGCGGTAAAAACAGGGTTAGAGAAAAAGATGACTGAGATTAATATTTTGCAAGCGGCAGCAAAAGCCGCATACGAGGGTATGGAATTTACGAAGACAATCCCAGCAAAGAAAGGGCGGGCGAGTTATCTTGGAAAAAGAAGCATTGGTCATGCTGATCCAGGTGCATATTCAAGTTATTTACTAATAAAGGGAATTGCTGATGCTCGCCAGAAAGGATAA
- the dhaK gene encoding dihydroxyacetone kinase subunit DhaK, with translation MSGGGSGHEPAHVGFIGEGMLDAAVPGSMFTSPTPDQIYEGAKAVSNGKGVLFIVKNYTGDVMNFDMAKELLEMDGIHVETVIVNDDVAVEDSTYTTGRRGIAGTVFVHKIAGAKAEEGAELSEVKEVAEKVIQNVRSMGMAISPCTIPSAGKPNFNLDENEMEIGIGIHGEPGTHREQLKTVDEIVEQLLSKIMGDLQLTSGDEAAVLVNGLGATPLMELYIANRKINEILKEKNIKIAKTFVGEFMTSIDMAGFSISLLKLDQELKALLYRKADTPAFKIG, from the coding sequence GTGAGTGGCGGCGGAAGCGGGCATGAACCAGCTCATGTAGGATTTATTGGTGAAGGGATGCTTGATGCAGCAGTCCCCGGGTCAATGTTTACTTCACCGACGCCTGATCAAATTTATGAGGGAGCAAAGGCGGTGTCTAACGGTAAAGGAGTGTTGTTTATCGTTAAAAATTATACTGGCGATGTCATGAATTTCGATATGGCAAAAGAATTGCTTGAAATGGACGGTATTCATGTGGAAACAGTTATTGTGAACGATGATGTCGCTGTAGAAGACAGCACTTATACAACTGGAAGAAGAGGGATAGCTGGAACGGTTTTTGTCCATAAAATCGCTGGAGCAAAGGCGGAGGAAGGAGCAGAGCTTTCTGAAGTAAAAGAAGTTGCGGAAAAAGTAATTCAAAATGTGAGAAGTATGGGAATGGCCATTTCGCCTTGTACAATTCCATCCGCAGGCAAACCGAATTTTAATCTTGACGAAAACGAAATGGAAATCGGGATCGGTATTCATGGTGAACCGGGTACACATCGGGAACAATTAAAAACGGTGGATGAAATTGTCGAACAATTACTAAGTAAAATAATGGGGGATTTACAACTGACTAGTGGGGATGAGGCAGCTGTTCTTGTTAATGGATTAGGGGCAACTCCATTAATGGAGCTATACATTGCAAATCGAAAAATTAACGAAATTTTAAAGGAAAAGAATATCAAAATTGCTAAAACATTTGTCGGGGAATTTATGACTTCGATTGATATGGCAGGATTCTCAATCTCGCTGTTGAAACTTGATCAAGAGTTAAAAGCGTTATTATATAGAAAAGCAGATACGCCGGCTTTCAAGATTGGTTAA
- a CDS encoding Crp/Fnr family transcriptional regulator has protein sequence MLSFFPKKHVENWLKRDRKVMNKGEFIMSPGEQLVYILVKGTAQIFHLHPDGKECVIGLAMPGECIGILELFSQREQKRFTKALTQTEVIALTFDEVKKVITETPELSMFLLHYVTERLEETLEILEQVAYGKVEERLLFLLNKLAEKDQSQGEFIRLPDYLTHRDLAGMIASTRETVTFLMNKFLQVGTLVQIDKTLWLRISE, from the coding sequence ATGTTATCGTTTTTTCCAAAAAAACATGTAGAAAATTGGTTAAAAAGAGATCGAAAAGTAATGAATAAAGGAGAATTTATTATGTCTCCCGGGGAACAATTAGTTTATATCCTTGTTAAAGGAACGGCACAAATTTTCCATCTTCATCCTGATGGGAAAGAGTGTGTCATAGGTCTTGCAATGCCAGGGGAATGTATTGGGATTTTAGAACTATTTTCTCAGCGAGAGCAAAAACGGTTTACAAAAGCATTAACTCAAACAGAGGTAATTGCTTTAACATTTGACGAAGTAAAAAAGGTTATTACTGAAACACCCGAACTTTCGATGTTTCTGTTACATTATGTGACAGAGAGACTAGAAGAGACATTAGAAATTCTTGAGCAAGTTGCTTACGGCAAAGTAGAAGAACGGCTCTTATTTTTATTGAATAAGCTTGCGGAGAAAGATCAATCACAAGGGGAGTTTATTCGTCTGCCGGACTACCTTACACACCGGGATTTAGCTGGTATGATTGCTTCAACAAGGGAAACAGTCACTTTTTTAATGAATAAATTTTTACAAGTAGGCACGTTAGTTCAAATCGATAAAACTCTTTGGCTTCGAATCAGTGAATAA